GATCGATGCAGAGAAGAATTTGGCACGGCTGAGTTTGAGGAACTGACCCTCTCACCCCACCGTCTTCAATCGATTAAAAGAGTCCTGATCTTAGCATGTGGAACATCTTGGCATGCAGGTTCGATCGCAGCCTCCATGTTTGAGCACCTAGCCCGGATTCCCACAGAGACTGCAATCGCCTCGGAATTCCGCTATACCAACCCCATTATCTCTGAAGATACCCTTGTCATTGCGCTTAGCCAGTCAGGTGAAACAGCAGATACTATTGCTGCTGTACGCGAGGCAAAAGCGAAAGGAGCAAAAGTCGTTGCCATCTGCAACGTCGACAACTCTACTCTTGTGAGAGAAGCCGACTCAACCTTGTTCCTAAGAGCTGGGCCTGAAGTAAGCGTCTGCTCGACAAAAGCTTTTACGAGTCAACTCACTGTTTTAGCTCTGTTCACCCTTTACATGGCTCGCCTTCGTCATCTGAGCAAAGAAGAGGGGCAACAGTTTCTTAAAGACCTCAAACATCTTCCTACAAAGATTACTCAGGTTCTTGCACAAGGATCGCAAATTGAAGCCTTTGCCGAAAAGTATGCCAAGTTTGAGCACTTTTTCTTTATGGGGCGACGCTATATGTACCCTACGAGTCTCGAGGCAGCCTTAAAGCTCAAAGAAATCAGTTATCTCAATGCCAACGGCTATCCGGCAGGAGAAATGAAGCATGGACCAATTGCACTTGTCAATCCAAAGCTTGCTGTCGTTGGGCTTTGTGGAAATCTGCAAACTTTCGATAAAATGATGAGCAATCTAATGGAGGTCAAAGCCCGTGGAGGAGAAATCTTGATCTTTGCTCCAAAAGGAAAAGAAGAAGCTCTCACAATCACTAAAGACGTCTTGTGGATCCCCAAGACAATTGATCCCTTAGCCTCGATCCTATACTCCGTTGCCGGACAACTCTTCGCTTACTATATTGCGCT
The window above is part of the Candidatus Neptunochlamydia sp. REUL1 genome. Proteins encoded here:
- the glmS gene encoding glutamine--fructose-6-phosphate transaminase (isomerizing), which encodes MCGIFGYIRSSTSEKSTVDVCIDGLKLLEYRGYDSSGIAGIIDGKIRSCKRAGKINALQKAVSSEKIRLNTTIAHTRWATHGIPNEENAHPHLDQYETLALVHNGIIENHNAIRDRLIAKGVVFSSDTDTEVIAALISHHYQGTLRQAVQKAMKELHGSFAIAVIHKDHPNEMIGASRESPLVVGIDPSNGEAYLSSDANSFNGKVLDVLYLKDDEIAVLKHNHFTLYSSQGKKIHKEMKRVEFQGEAISKNGYDHYMLKEIFEQPQTVQQSMLDRCREEFGTAEFEELTLSPHRLQSIKRVLILACGTSWHAGSIAASMFEHLARIPTETAIASEFRYTNPIISEDTLVIALSQSGETADTIAAVREAKAKGAKVVAICNVDNSTLVREADSTLFLRAGPEVSVCSTKAFTSQLTVLALFTLYMARLRHLSKEEGQQFLKDLKHLPTKITQVLAQGSQIEAFAEKYAKFEHFFFMGRRYMYPTSLEAALKLKEISYLNANGYPAGEMKHGPIALVNPKLAVVGLCGNLQTFDKMMSNLMEVKARGGEILIFAPKGKEEALTITKDVLWIPKTIDPLASILYSVAGQLFAYYIALLRGTDIDQPRNLAKSVTVE